In a single window of the Anaerocolumna cellulosilytica genome:
- a CDS encoding YhgE/Pip domain-containing protein, producing the protein MEMIKSEWKKIFSNKILLISFIVMCFIPILYASFFLKSVWDPYGMTENLPIAVVNEDKEVAFEGKTLSIGRDVVKELQEDSTLEWHFVSKAEAKEGLKNKDFYMILTLPDNFSANAATVLSDNPQKMSIEYETNGALNYFGEVIGDQAAKELKSKVSEKVTKAYVDSIVGQLSKVADGFTTAADGSTKLKDGIDKVKDGNETIFENLNKLKDASLTFSDGTDSISLGLSRYIGGVEQARDGAKDLQTGLGTLAKGITAYTQGVSSAYAGIAQLNGNSKALNDGMKQVADGVAMIPEQLGSKLAGLSENSEKITQLATGMSAVDTAINQLKDGADKTAAAIPDEESIDALTKYLSPEVFKNLPAEQQAVILEKVTASLNGYKTLKQAVQGVAGGLESLSKQTPVLVKGTQTLSDQITTLAGSTPALMEKLTTLNEGAKELEKGLKTYTAGVGKLDSGLGMLNTKAEDLNLGAKKAEKGSMALYDGLTQITANDAALTEGVTKLADGANKIYDGTSQLADGSEKLDTGLTELAAGAGDLEAGLSEGKEKVSAVEISEASVDMIASPDTLNKTKYSEVPNYGHALAPYVMSLALYVGCMIFNFIYPIRKVAKSGKSAFQWWVSKLSVGFVAATAMALLETIIMKVLGITTSNFGEYIVMALITAYAYMFFIMLLAMAFDNPGRFVAMVLLVLQLAGAGGTFPMQLTSEFFNKIHALLPMSYSIMGFRQAISGGLGGATFTHNMAVLACLAIISIALLLVAMELLQKHNKAGVSQLDNNQKLFDTDYDYAESNM; encoded by the coding sequence ATGGAAATGATTAAATCAGAATGGAAAAAGATATTCAGCAATAAAATCCTGTTAATTTCTTTTATCGTAATGTGTTTTATACCAATACTGTATGCTTCTTTTTTCTTGAAATCTGTATGGGATCCCTATGGAATGACGGAAAATCTTCCAATAGCAGTTGTAAATGAAGACAAAGAAGTTGCGTTTGAAGGTAAGACACTTTCCATTGGAAGGGATGTAGTAAAAGAGTTGCAAGAGGATAGTACACTGGAATGGCATTTTGTAAGCAAAGCAGAAGCAAAAGAAGGACTAAAAAATAAAGATTTTTATATGATTCTTACATTGCCGGATAATTTCTCTGCCAATGCAGCCACCGTGTTATCAGATAACCCTCAAAAAATGAGTATTGAGTATGAAACGAATGGTGCCTTAAATTACTTTGGTGAAGTAATCGGTGACCAGGCCGCAAAAGAGTTAAAAAGCAAGGTTTCAGAAAAAGTTACAAAAGCTTATGTAGATTCAATTGTAGGTCAGTTATCAAAAGTAGCAGATGGGTTTACAACCGCAGCAGATGGTTCAACAAAACTAAAAGATGGTATTGATAAAGTAAAAGATGGTAATGAAACAATTTTTGAAAATTTAAACAAATTAAAAGATGCCAGCCTTACATTCAGTGACGGTACAGATTCCATAAGTTTAGGTCTAAGCCGTTACATAGGAGGTGTTGAGCAGGCAAGAGACGGTGCAAAAGATTTACAAACAGGTTTAGGAACTTTAGCAAAAGGTATTACCGCGTATACACAAGGTGTCAGTTCTGCATATGCAGGCATTGCACAGTTAAACGGTAACTCCAAAGCCTTAAATGATGGCATGAAGCAGGTGGCTGACGGAGTTGCCATGATACCGGAACAATTAGGCAGTAAACTTGCCGGACTTTCTGAAAATAGCGAGAAAATCACGCAATTGGCAACGGGTATGTCTGCTGTAGATACGGCAATTAATCAACTTAAAGATGGGGCAGATAAAACAGCGGCGGCCATACCTGACGAGGAAAGTATTGATGCTTTAACAAAATACTTAAGCCCCGAAGTCTTTAAAAATCTGCCGGCAGAACAACAGGCTGTTATACTTGAAAAAGTAACTGCATCACTAAATGGTTATAAGACCTTAAAGCAGGCTGTCCAGGGTGTGGCAGGAGGACTTGAAAGCCTTTCCAAACAGACACCTGTGCTTGTTAAAGGAACGCAGACATTATCTGACCAGATTACTACGTTGGCCGGCAGTACACCTGCGTTAATGGAAAAGCTGACGACACTTAATGAAGGTGCAAAAGAGTTAGAAAAAGGGTTAAAAACCTATACAGCAGGTGTTGGTAAGCTGGATAGTGGATTAGGTATGTTAAATACAAAAGCAGAGGATTTAAACCTAGGTGCTAAAAAAGCAGAGAAAGGCTCAATGGCACTCTACGATGGTTTAACTCAAATAACTGCAAACGATGCAGCGTTAACAGAAGGTGTAACAAAACTAGCAGACGGAGCTAATAAAATCTATGATGGTACATCACAATTAGCAGACGGCTCTGAAAAGCTAGACACTGGTTTAACGGAACTGGCAGCTGGTGCAGGGGACTTAGAAGCTGGTCTGTCAGAAGGCAAGGAAAAAGTTAGCGCAGTAGAGATATCAGAGGCATCTGTAGACATGATAGCCTCACCAGATACTTTAAATAAAACGAAATATAGTGAAGTACCGAATTATGGTCATGCTCTGGCACCATATGTCATGTCCTTAGCCCTTTATGTAGGCTGTATGATATTTAACTTTATCTATCCAATCCGTAAAGTAGCTAAAAGTGGAAAATCAGCCTTTCAATGGTGGGTTAGTAAACTATCTGTAGGGTTTGTTGCAGCCACTGCAATGGCTTTATTAGAAACTATCATTATGAAAGTACTAGGAATCACAACTAGTAATTTTGGCGAATACATTGTAATGGCTCTCATTACGGCTTATGCATATATGTTCTTTATTATGCTGCTTGCTATGGCATTTGATAATCCAGGTCGCTTTGTTGCAATGGTATTATTGGTTCTTCAGTTGGCTGGTGCGGGGGGAACTTTCCCGATGCAGTTAACCTCTGAGTTCTTTAATAAGATACATGCATTGTTGCCAATGAGCTATTCTATCATGGGATTTCGGCAGGCAATCAGCGGAGGACTTGGTGGTGCAACCTTTACCCACAATATGGCAGTGCTTGCCTGCCTGGCAATTATAAGTATTGCTTTATTATTAGTGGCAATGGAGCTGCTTCAAAAACATAATAAAGCAGGAGTATCTCAACTTGATAATAACCAGAAGCTGTTTGATACGGACTATGACTATGCTGAGTCTAATATGTAA
- a CDS encoding Rrf2 family transcriptional regulator: MKLTKGIEQAICIITLLATQDPDIPVASLEIHTRLKGSLTYTKKIIRKLVVAGLVDSVSGNNGGFTLARNCADINLLQIVEALEGTIETYPDTGLIDEVFKDKQAIANQGTIALRNAFSKADVLWREALKTITVQQLLEEALGKKEILPINWNHSERRELLIRKVMKNIYGND, from the coding sequence ATGAAATTAACGAAAGGCATTGAGCAGGCCATCTGCATAATAACTTTGCTGGCGACACAGGATCCGGATATCCCAGTAGCTTCCTTAGAGATTCATACGCGCCTCAAAGGTTCATTGACCTATACAAAAAAAATAATACGTAAGTTGGTTGTGGCAGGTTTAGTAGATTCTGTATCCGGAAATAACGGCGGATTTACCCTTGCCCGTAATTGTGCAGATATTAACCTGCTTCAAATCGTTGAAGCTTTGGAAGGAACGATAGAGACCTATCCGGATACCGGTTTAATTGACGAGGTATTTAAGGATAAACAAGCCATCGCCAATCAAGGAACAATTGCTTTACGAAATGCCTTTTCAAAAGCTGATGTATTGTGGAGAGAGGCTCTTAAAACCATTACAGTACAACAGTTATTAGAGGAAGCACTGGGGAAAAAAGAAATCCTGCCTATTAACTGGAATCATTCAGAACGACGGGAATTGTTGATTCGAAAGGTGATGAAAAATATTTATGGAAATGATTAA
- a CDS encoding 2-isopropylmalate synthase, giving the protein MMEFKKYEKAYFMPPVLSYDWVTKDYIDKAPYWCSVDLRDGNQALVEPMSLEEKIEFFQLLVDIGFKEIEVGFPAASETEYNFIRTIIEKNMIPEDVTIQVLTQAREHIIKRTFEALKGAPHAVVHLYNSTSVAQREQVFGKSKEEIKQLAISGAKLLKELGDKTDGNFSFQYSPESFPGTEVDFALEICNAVLDIWKPTQDKKAIINIPTTVENAMPHVFASQVEYISKNLKYRENVVISIHPHNDRGSGVCDAELSLLAGADRIEGTLFGNGERTGNVDIITVAMNMYSHGVDPKLDFGNMPKICETYERLTRMRVYERSPYAGELVFTAFSGSHQDAIAKGMKWREEKGERIWSVPYLPIDPKDIGREYESDVIRINSQSGKGGVSYILKQNFGLSLPEKMKEEVGYFIKNVSDREHKELSPGLIYQVFEEKYVHNAQQFQIKEFHFKQAEGILAELTICEEGKEFVISSSGNGRLDAISNAIRQYFGINYELMIYEEHALSKGTSSKAVSYIGLSYKNKLYWGVGFDEDIIKSSIMALAVAANQLVEAEGTQSRRDGRMVEILNFIHRNYKSVTLEDLSEEFYLSKPYLSKYIKENTGKTFGDIVKEIRISKAEVLLKSNGMTVDSIADRVGYQNVEHFNRLFKKVHGMTPVQFRNQKNG; this is encoded by the coding sequence ATTATGGAATTTAAAAAATATGAGAAAGCTTATTTTATGCCTCCGGTTCTATCTTATGATTGGGTAACAAAAGATTACATTGATAAAGCACCTTATTGGTGCAGTGTTGACTTAAGAGATGGTAACCAGGCATTGGTAGAACCTATGAGTTTGGAAGAAAAAATAGAGTTTTTTCAATTGCTGGTTGATATCGGTTTTAAAGAAATAGAAGTAGGATTTCCGGCGGCTTCTGAGACGGAGTATAATTTTATCCGTACTATTATTGAGAAAAATATGATACCAGAAGATGTTACCATCCAAGTACTTACCCAGGCAAGAGAACATATTATTAAGCGGACTTTTGAAGCGTTAAAAGGAGCACCTCATGCAGTCGTCCATCTTTATAATTCTACATCTGTAGCACAGAGAGAGCAGGTCTTTGGCAAAAGTAAAGAGGAAATCAAACAACTTGCAATCTCTGGAGCGAAGTTATTAAAAGAGCTTGGTGATAAAACAGACGGTAATTTTTCTTTTCAGTACAGCCCTGAGAGTTTTCCGGGAACGGAGGTTGACTTTGCACTGGAAATATGCAATGCCGTATTAGATATATGGAAACCGACACAAGATAAGAAAGCAATTATCAACATTCCTACAACAGTAGAAAATGCAATGCCTCACGTCTTTGCAAGTCAGGTCGAATATATTAGTAAAAACTTAAAGTACAGAGAGAATGTGGTAATATCCATACACCCTCATAATGACAGAGGAAGTGGTGTATGTGATGCAGAATTAAGTCTGCTCGCCGGGGCAGACCGTATTGAAGGTACCTTATTTGGGAACGGAGAACGTACAGGAAACGTTGATATAATTACAGTAGCTATGAATATGTATTCCCATGGTGTTGACCCAAAACTTGATTTTGGGAATATGCCAAAGATATGTGAAACCTATGAAAGACTTACAAGAATGAGGGTTTACGAGCGCTCTCCCTATGCCGGTGAACTGGTATTTACAGCCTTTTCAGGTTCTCACCAGGATGCCATAGCAAAAGGAATGAAGTGGAGAGAAGAAAAAGGAGAGAGAATCTGGAGTGTACCTTATCTGCCTATTGATCCAAAGGATATCGGAAGAGAATACGAATCCGATGTAATCCGTATCAACAGCCAATCCGGTAAAGGCGGCGTAAGCTATATCTTGAAACAGAATTTTGGTTTATCCCTTCCTGAAAAGATGAAGGAAGAAGTAGGATACTTTATCAAAAATGTTTCAGATAGAGAACACAAAGAATTGTCTCCAGGATTAATATATCAGGTGTTTGAAGAAAAGTATGTGCATAATGCACAACAATTCCAGATAAAAGAATTCCATTTTAAACAGGCAGAAGGAATTTTAGCGGAGCTAACTATCTGTGAAGAAGGCAAAGAGTTTGTAATAAGTTCAAGTGGTAACGGACGCTTAGATGCTATTAGTAATGCAATCAGACAGTATTTTGGAATTAATTATGAATTAATGATCTATGAAGAGCATGCCTTGTCAAAGGGAACTTCTTCAAAAGCGGTTTCTTATATTGGTCTTAGCTATAAGAATAAACTGTATTGGGGTGTTGGCTTTGACGAAGATATTATAAAGTCCTCTATTATGGCTCTAGCAGTAGCTGCAAATCAGCTGGTGGAAGCAGAAGGCACGCAGTCCCGAAGAGACGGAAGAATGGTTGAAATCCTGAACTTTATACATCGCAACTATAAAAGTGTAACCTTAGAGGACTTGTCAGAAGAATTTTATTTATCAAAGCCGTATCTTTCAAAATACATCAAAGAAAATACTGGAAAGACTTTTGGGGATATTGTAAAGGAAATACGGATATCCAAAGCAGAAGTATTGTTAAAAAGCAATGGTATGACTGTAGATTCCATTGCAGATAGAGTGGGCTATCAGAATGTGGAGCACTTCAACCGTCTTTTTAAAAAAGTGCATGGTATGACCCCTGTACAGTTTCGGAATCAAAAAAACGGATAG
- a CDS encoding endo-1,4-beta-xylanase, whose amino-acid sequence MKSKKIAAILVILAILVTGTSFYVPNLGVAAYGNLILDDFENGLNGWGPRGIEAEMVSLSTEQAHSGMNSIKVSNRTATWHGATSDKTQDLTLGETYVFGIWIKYVGSSYSNTQKFSLQLQYNDGVSDQYKNIKTASVTKDNWTHLEGEYTIPTDATNVYIYVETEYKSSPSSQDFLDFYLDDFTATPADLPDIEDNIPSLKEVYAPYFNIGGAATANELAPAPGKALVKKHYNLLTPGNELKPDAVLDYNATIAYMEDNSGDQVNPQVNIRAARTLLEYARNNNIPVRGHTLVWHSQTPDWFFKENYSTDSNAPWASKAVMLQRLENYIKNLMELISTAYPTVEFYAWDVVNEAVDPNTATGMRNPGSNNTTPGNSLWMLTVGSDFIEKAFEYARKYAPEGCKLFYNDYNEYESKKSSFIYEILSDLKKKNLIDGMGMQSHWTMDYPSLSMFETAARKYNTLGLELQLTELDIKQPDGSSSALASQASRYKMLMNKVVSLKKEGINFTAVIFWGVTDATSWLGGYPLLFDAEYKAKPAYYAIIEGMNPTGTPTPTKVPTATPTITPTVSPTPTVSPSVTPTVTPTLTPTSSPTPTGNPVEGIPAVTVTTKNSGNSIGQKYTVTAVGGTIDLSKVTITFTGEGMSSAAQNVWCDQAALQTTYPPYYASLSDFVSGAVHDKILTLTVSKSAELTAGSGSFVMDIRFAKTDWSAYGTISNPVVKVYYDGVLVD is encoded by the coding sequence ATGAAAAGCAAAAAGATAGCAGCAATACTGGTAATTTTAGCAATACTAGTAACCGGGACAAGCTTTTATGTACCGAACTTAGGAGTTGCTGCATACGGAAACTTAATACTTGATGATTTCGAGAACGGTTTAAATGGCTGGGGACCCAGAGGAATTGAAGCTGAAATGGTAAGCTTAAGTACGGAGCAAGCGCATTCAGGTATGAATAGCATTAAGGTCAGTAACCGTACGGCGACTTGGCATGGAGCAACCAGTGACAAAACGCAGGACCTTACGCTGGGAGAAACTTATGTATTTGGAATTTGGATTAAATATGTGGGGAGTTCTTATTCTAATACTCAAAAATTCAGCTTACAGCTTCAATACAATGATGGCGTAAGCGACCAGTATAAGAACATTAAAACTGCGTCTGTTACAAAAGACAATTGGACACATTTAGAGGGAGAATATACAATTCCTACCGATGCTACCAATGTCTACATTTATGTGGAGACAGAATATAAGTCATCACCGTCCTCACAAGATTTTTTGGATTTTTATCTGGATGATTTTACTGCAACACCCGCAGATTTGCCAGATATTGAGGATAACATTCCAAGCCTGAAAGAGGTTTATGCACCTTATTTTAACATAGGTGGTGCTGCCACTGCCAATGAATTGGCACCGGCGCCGGGGAAGGCTCTTGTGAAGAAACATTATAATTTATTAACCCCGGGAAATGAATTAAAACCGGACGCTGTACTTGATTATAATGCCACCATAGCATATATGGAGGATAACTCTGGTGACCAGGTAAATCCTCAGGTTAACATAAGAGCAGCCAGGACACTATTAGAATATGCAAGAAATAATAATATACCGGTAAGAGGACATACACTGGTATGGCATTCTCAGACACCGGATTGGTTCTTTAAAGAAAACTATTCCACAGACTCCAATGCGCCATGGGCATCTAAGGCGGTAATGTTACAAAGACTTGAGAATTATATTAAAAACCTGATGGAATTAATTAGTACAGCCTACCCGACGGTAGAATTCTATGCATGGGATGTAGTTAATGAAGCAGTGGACCCAAATACTGCAACGGGTATGAGAAATCCGGGTTCTAATAATACAACACCTGGGAACTCTCTTTGGATGTTGACGGTAGGAAGCGATTTTATTGAAAAAGCGTTTGAATATGCAAGAAAATACGCACCGGAAGGTTGTAAGCTCTTTTATAACGACTATAATGAATATGAAAGTAAGAAAAGCTCCTTTATCTATGAGATTTTGTCAGATTTAAAAAAGAAGAACCTGATTGATGGTATGGGGATGCAATCCCACTGGACTATGGATTATCCAAGTCTTAGTATGTTTGAAACAGCAGCCAGAAAATACAACACTCTGGGGCTTGAACTTCAGCTTACAGAATTGGATATAAAACAGCCGGATGGCAGCAGCAGTGCCCTGGCTTCCCAGGCAAGCCGCTATAAAATGTTGATGAATAAAGTAGTAAGTCTGAAAAAAGAAGGTATTAATTTTACAGCTGTAATCTTTTGGGGAGTAACGGATGCGACAAGCTGGTTAGGAGGGTATCCTCTGCTCTTTGATGCAGAGTACAAAGCAAAACCTGCGTACTATGCTATCATTGAAGGAATGAATCCGACAGGCACGCCAACACCGACCAAAGTACCTACTGCAACGCCTACAATAACGCCAACGGTTAGCCCCACCCCAACGGTATCCCCGTCAGTGACCCCAACAGTAACCCCTACGCTGACACCAACAAGCAGTCCAACGCCCACGGGCAACCCAGTAGAAGGGATTCCAGCAGTAACAGTTACGACTAAAAATAGTGGCAATTCCATTGGGCAGAAGTATACAGTAACGGCAGTGGGAGGAACCATTGATTTATCCAAAGTGACTATAACCTTTACAGGAGAAGGAATGAGCAGTGCTGCGCAAAATGTATGGTGTGACCAGGCGGCTCTACAGACTACCTATCCTCCGTACTATGCTTCCTTAAGTGACTTTGTTTCAGGTGCTGTTCATGACAAAATATTGACGCTTACTGTTAGTAAAAGCGCTGAATTAACAGCCGGAAGCGGAAGTTTTGTTATGGATATCCGTTTTGCCAAGACAGATTGGTCTGCTTACGGTACCATATCAAATCCTGTAGTAAAAGTATATTATGACGGAGTTTTAGTAGACTAA
- a CDS encoding replication-associated recombination protein A, protein MDLFEYMRTSNLEKDSPLASRLRPKTLEEVVGQSHIIGKDKLLYRAIKADKISSIIFYGPPGTGKTTLARVIANTTSASFTQINATIAGKKDMEEVIVKAKENSGMYGKKTILFIDEIHRFNKSQQDYLLPFVEDGTIILIGATTENPYFEVNGALLSRSVVFELKPLEKADIKELLKRAVYDTDKGMGSYKAIIDEDALEFLADISGGDARAALNAIELGILTTEREKDDNIHITLEVASECIQKRAVRYDKTGDNHYDTISAFIKSMRGSDPDAAIYYLARMLYAGESITFIARRIMICASEDVSNADPQALVVATAAAQAVERLGMPEARIVLAQAVAYVACAPKSNSSVCAIDAAMEAVRTERIKSIPVHLMDAHYKGAGKLGHGTGYKYAHDYKNHYVKQQYLPDELDGRVFYELSGEGYEKKLKEHMKRIKEEA, encoded by the coding sequence ATGGATTTATTTGAATATATGAGAACCAGCAATCTTGAAAAGGATTCTCCCTTAGCCTCCAGGCTGCGTCCAAAAACTTTAGAGGAAGTGGTAGGGCAGAGTCATATTATAGGGAAGGACAAATTACTTTATAGAGCCATAAAAGCAGATAAAATCAGCTCAATTATATTTTATGGACCTCCTGGTACCGGTAAGACAACCCTTGCAAGGGTAATTGCCAATACGACCAGTGCTTCCTTTACACAGATTAATGCTACAATCGCCGGTAAGAAAGATATGGAAGAGGTTATAGTCAAGGCAAAGGAAAACAGCGGGATGTATGGAAAGAAGACAATTTTGTTCATCGATGAAATACATCGTTTTAACAAAAGTCAGCAAGATTATCTTTTGCCCTTTGTAGAAGACGGCACGATTATACTTATTGGCGCTACAACAGAAAATCCGTACTTTGAAGTGAATGGAGCACTTTTGTCAAGATCTGTGGTTTTTGAATTGAAACCTCTTGAAAAAGCGGATATAAAGGAGTTATTAAAGCGGGCAGTTTACGATACGGATAAGGGTATGGGCAGTTATAAGGCTATTATTGATGAGGATGCACTGGAGTTTTTGGCAGATATCTCAGGAGGGGATGCCAGAGCGGCTTTAAATGCCATAGAGCTTGGTATCCTAACTACGGAGAGGGAGAAGGATGACAATATTCATATTACCTTAGAAGTAGCAAGTGAGTGTATTCAGAAGAGAGCAGTCCGTTATGATAAAACCGGAGATAATCATTATGATACTATTTCGGCATTTATAAAGAGCATGAGAGGTTCTGACCCGGATGCCGCAATATACTATCTTGCCAGAATGTTATATGCCGGAGAAAGTATAACCTTTATTGCCAGAAGAATTATGATATGTGCTTCCGAAGATGTTTCGAATGCAGATCCGCAAGCATTGGTGGTTGCCACTGCTGCTGCTCAGGCAGTTGAACGGCTTGGCATGCCGGAAGCCAGGATTGTCCTTGCTCAGGCAGTTGCATATGTGGCTTGTGCCCCTAAAAGTAATTCCTCCGTCTGCGCCATTGATGCAGCTATGGAGGCGGTGCGGACAGAGAGGATCAAATCAATACCGGTTCATCTGATGGATGCCCATTATAAAGGTGCCGGAAAGTTAGGGCATGGTACTGGTTATAAGTATGCACATGATTATAAGAATCATTATGTAAAACAGCAATATTTACCGGATGAATTAGATGGCAGAGTTTTTTATGAACTATCCGGTGAAGGATACGAAAAAAAGTTAAAAGAGCATATGAAGAGAATCAAGGAAGAGGCTTAA
- a CDS encoding DUF4250 domain-containing protein yields MSIPQDPIILLSYINTQLRDFYPNLTELCQTLNLDEKELRNQLKAIDYEYNAELNQFK; encoded by the coding sequence ATGTCAATACCTCAAGATCCTATTATTTTATTAAGCTATATTAACACCCAGTTAAGAGACTTCTACCCTAATTTGACTGAATTATGTCAAACCCTGAACCTCGATGAAAAAGAACTCCGCAATCAATTAAAAGCAATCGATTATGAATACAATGCAGAATTAAACCAATTCAAATAA
- a CDS encoding YigZ family protein, with amino-acid sequence MPDIIKSVHTGGVGEIIEKKSRFIATVWPIDSEETALLQIEAARKKYWDASHNCYAYVLGFKDEIQRCSDDGEPAKTAGRPILDIIIGEQIHNVLIIVTRYFGGTLLGTGGLVRAYQDAAKEGLKESVIIEKIPGKKAFLTTDYTCLGKLQYLIGGHGVHILDSNYADSVTLHLLIPNEIYNEFSALILDTTGGKVILNHEEDLYYAKVSGEIMLFDRTTA; translated from the coding sequence ATGCCAGATATTATTAAAAGTGTCCATACCGGAGGCGTTGGTGAAATAATAGAAAAAAAATCAAGATTTATTGCCACTGTATGGCCGATAGACTCAGAAGAAACAGCTCTGTTGCAAATCGAAGCTGCTAGAAAAAAATATTGGGATGCCAGTCACAATTGCTATGCATATGTCCTTGGATTTAAAGATGAAATACAGCGATGCAGTGACGATGGCGAACCGGCAAAAACAGCCGGAAGACCAATACTTGATATTATCATAGGAGAACAAATCCATAATGTTTTAATTATAGTTACCAGATATTTTGGCGGAACACTCTTAGGTACGGGAGGATTGGTACGTGCTTATCAGGACGCAGCGAAGGAAGGTCTAAAAGAATCCGTTATTATCGAAAAAATACCAGGAAAGAAAGCGTTCCTGACTACTGATTATACCTGTCTTGGAAAGCTTCAATATCTGATTGGAGGACATGGTGTTCATATACTTGACAGCAATTATGCAGATTCTGTTACCTTGCATCTATTAATTCCCAATGAAATATATAATGAGTTTTCAGCTCTTATACTGGATACTACAGGCGGAAAGGTGATTTTAAATCATGAAGAAGACCTTTATTATGCTAAGGTATCCGGGGAAATTATGCTTTTTGATAGGACAACTGCTTAA
- a CDS encoding DUF6514 family protein, whose protein sequence is MRKLYLEGTKTIVLEDNKEVKFDYYLVEDYRNRGQDIMLYGIKIVQHMENHLVTEYTEPISYSRDVVKNMVHTLWNNEVTLVTMLEIVDDLVSDCVL, encoded by the coding sequence ATGAGAAAATTATACTTAGAGGGTACGAAAACAATTGTACTGGAGGATAATAAAGAAGTTAAATTCGATTATTATCTGGTAGAAGATTACAGAAATCGTGGACAAGACATCATGTTATATGGAATTAAAATAGTACAACACATGGAAAATCATCTGGTGACGGAATACACAGAGCCAATTTCATACTCGAGGGATGTTGTTAAGAATATGGTACATACATTGTGGAACAATGAAGTAACTTTGGTAACCATGCTGGAAATAGTGGACGATCTGGTATCGGATTGTGTATTATAG